A window from Apteryx mantelli isolate bAptMan1 chromosome 15, bAptMan1.hap1, whole genome shotgun sequence encodes these proteins:
- the LOC106497762 gene encoding cytochrome P450 1A4-like yields the protein MAAAMKAEMSLVGSQGILSATEFLIVAAVFCLVCLLIQSFRQHVPKGLKRPPGPRGYPILGNVLELRKDPHLVLTKLSQKYGDVMEIRIGTRPVLVLSGLDTIKQALVKQGEDFMGRPDLHSFRHVTDGQSLAFSPDSGEVWKARRKLAQNALKTFSIVPSPTSSSTCLLEEHVSKEADYLVTKFLQVMEEEKSFDPYRYLVVSVANVICAMCFGRRYDHNDQELLSMVNLNNEFGEVAANGNPADFIPVLQYLPSRTMEVFKNLNRQFSSFVQKIIQEHYASFDREHIRDITDSLIEHCQENRAGENTSIPLSSEKIINIVNDLFGAGFDTVTTALAWSLMYLALYPDIQKRIQEELDQTIGRERTPRLSDRGMLPYTEAFILEMFRHSSFLPFTIPHCTTKDTVLNGYYIPKDRCIFINQWQVNHDEKLWKDPSTFNPERFLSADGTKIERTESDKVMTFGLGKRRCIGETIGRWEVFLFLATLLQQLEFSLCAGEEVDITPQYGLTMKYKKCKCFQIKKRFPVKSSP from the exons ATGGCAGCAGCAATGAAGGCTGAGATGTCACTGGTGGGAAGCCAAGGCATTCTCTCAGCCACTGAGTTCCTCATTGTAGCTGCCGTCTTCTGCCTGGTCTGCCTGCTCATCCAGTCCTTCAGGCAGCATGTCCCCAAGGGGCTGAAGAGACCCCCAGGACCAAGAGGCTACCCCATCCTCGGCAACGTGCTGGAGCTGAGGAAGGACCCACACTTGGTCCTGACCAAGCTGAGCCAGAAGTATGGCGATGTGATGGAGATCAGGATCGGCACccggcctgtgctggtgctgagcGGGCTTGACACCATCAAGCAAGCCCTGGTGAAGCAAGGAGAAGACTTCATGGGGCGCCCTGATCTCCACAGCTTCCGCCATGTCACAGATGGCCAGAGCCTGGCCTTCAGCCCTGACTCGGGGGAGGTGTGGAAAGCCCGCAGAAAGCTGGCCCAGAACGCCCTGAAGACCTTCTCCATTGTCCCCAGCCCAACCTCCTCTTCCACCTGCCTCCTGGAGGAGCACGTCTCCAAGGAGGCTGACTACCTGGTCACCAAGTTCCTGCAGGTGATGGAAGAGGAGAAGAGCTTTGACCCTTACCGGTACCTGGTGGTCTCTGTGGCCAACGTCATCTGTGCCATGTGCTTTGGCAGACGTTATGACCACAACGACCAAGAGCTGCTCAGCATGGTAAACCTCAACAATGAATTTGGAGAGGTGGCTGCTAATGGCAATCCTGCTGACTTCATCCCTGTGCTCCAGTATCTTCCCAGCCGCACCATGGAAGTCTTTAAGAACCTCAACAGGCAATTCAGCTCTTTTGTGCAAAAAATCATCCAGGAGCATTACGCTAGCTTTGATAGG GAGCACATCCGGGACATCACGGACTCGCTGATTGAGCATTGccaggagaacagggcaggggagAACACCAGCATCCCGCTCTCCAGTGAGAAGATCATCAATATTGTCAATGACCTCTTTGGGGCAG GCTTTGACACAGTTACAACTGCTCTAGCCTGGAGTCTCATGTATCTTGCCTTGTACCCTGACATCCAGAAGAGGATCCAGGAAGAACTAG ATCAGACCATCGGCCGGGAGAGGACACCGAGGCTGTCCGACCGAGGCATGCTGCCGTACACAGAAGCCTTTATCCTGGAGATGTTCAGGCACTCATCCTTCCTGCCCTTCACTATCCCGCACTG TACAACAAAAGACACTGTGCTGAATGGCTACTACATCCCAAAGGACCGCTGCATATTTATCAACCAGTGGCAAGTGAATCATGATGA GAAGCTTTGGAAGGATCCCTCAACCTTCAACCCAGAGCGGTTCCTCAGCGCTGACGGGACTAAAATAGAGAGGACCGAGAGCGACAAAGTGATGACTTTTGGCTTGGGGAAGAGGCGATGCATCGGGGAGACCATTGGCCGGTGGGAGGTCTTCCTTTTCCTGGCGACCTTGCTTCAGCAGCTGGAGTTCAGCCTCTGCGCCGGGGAGGAGGTGGACATCACTCCTCAGTACGGCCTGACAATGAAGTACAAGAAGTGCAAGTGCTTCCAGATTAAGAAGCGCTTTCCGGTGAAGAGCTCTCCATGA